A single region of the Ciconia boyciana chromosome 13, ASM3463844v1, whole genome shotgun sequence genome encodes:
- the TTYH3 gene encoding protein tweety homolog 3 isoform X2 → MAGVSYSPPWWVSLLHRLPHLSLRWELTAADFRPHDAEYQQALLLLGGIALSCLALDLLFLLFYSFWLCCRHRKSEEHLNADCCCTAWCVIIATLVCSAGIAVGFYGNGETSDGIHRLTYSLRHANRTVAGVQDRVLDTAVALNQTVEPNLLILEEMFAKQTDYLHVIQKLQGLLDDLVRQTTEIPFWKNEEVSLEELAIQIDLYDWYRWLGYLGLLLFHVLICLLVLFGLIRNSRAILMGVCLLGVFALIVSWGSLGLELAVAVGSSDFCINPDAYVSKVVEENAVLSADTLRYYITCSAGYPNPFQQKLSGSHKALVEMQDDVTELMRSASREHPTSKEYLTRIQEVLNSTEINLQQLTALVDCRSLHLDYVQALTGFCYDGVEGLIYLVLFSFVTALMFSSIVCSVPHTWQQKRSSDDDGEEESAAQGSRQTHDNLYRVHMPSLYSCGSSYGSETSIPAAAHTVSNAPVTEYMSQNANFQNPRCENTPLIGRESPPPSYTSSMRAKYLATNQPRPDAGSVH, encoded by the exons GCCCTGTTGCTGTTGGGTGGCATCGCTCTTTCCTGCCTTGCTCTGGACCTGCTCTTTCTCTTGTTCTACTCATTTTGGCTGTGTTGCCGCCATCGGAAGAGTGAAGAACATCTAAATGCTGACTGCTGCTGTACGGCATGGTGTGTCATCATTGCAACCCTGGTCTGCAG tgctggaaTTGCTGTTGGCTTCTATGGGAATGGAGAGACCAGTGATGGCATTCACCGGCTGACGTACTCGCTACGCCATGCAAACCGCACTGTGGCAGGTGTCCAAGACCGG GTACTAGATACCGCAGTGGCTCTGAACCAAACAGTGGAACCAAACTTGCTCATCCTGGAGGAGATGTTTGCGAAGCAGACAGACTACCTGCATGTTATCCAGAAACTGCAAGGTCTCTTGGATGATCTGGTCAGGCAAACAACCGAGATCCCCTTTTGGAAGAATGAAGAGGTATCTCTGGAGGAGCTGGCAATTCAGATTGACCTCTATGACTGGTACAG gtgGCTGGGATACCTGGGCCTGCTCCTGTTCCATGTCCTGATTTGTTTGCTGGTGCTCTTTGGGCTCATTAGAAACTCCAGGGCCATTCTTATGGG GGTGTGCTTGCTTGGGGTGTTTGCCCTGATTGTCAGCTGGGGATCCTTGGGTCTGGAGTTGGCTGTCGCTGTG GGCTCCAGCGACTTCTGTATTAACCCCGATGCTTATGTCTCCAAAGTGGTTGAAGAGAATGCTGTGCTTAGTGCTG ATACTCTCCGCTATTACATTACCTGTAGTGCTGGATACCCCAACCCTTTCCAGCAG AAGCTGTCAGGAAGTCACAAGGCTCTGGTGGAAATGCAGGATGATGTTACGGAACTCATGAGGTCAGCAAGCAGAGAGCACCCCACCTCCAAG GAATACCTTACTCGGATCCAGGAGGTTTTAAATTCAACAGAGATCAACTTGCAGCAACTGACAGCTTTAGTAGACTGTCGGAGTCTGCATTTG gatTACGTCCAGGCTTTGACGGGCTTTTGCTATGACGGAGTGGAAGGCCTCATCTACCTGGTTCTCTTCTCCTTTGTCACAGCCCTCATGTTCAGTTCCATTGTGTGCAGCGTCCCACACACTTGGCAGCAAAAGAG AAGCTCAGATGATGATGGGGAAGAAGAATCAGCTGCTCAAGGGAGTAGACAAACACACGATAATCTTTACAGAGTGCACATGCCAAGCCTCTATAGCTGTGGGAGTAGTTATGGCAGTGAGACCAGcattccagcagcagcacataCAGTCAGCAATGCTCCCGTCACAGAGTACAT GAGCCAGAATGCAAATTTCCAGAACCCCCGTTGCGAGAATACCCCGCTCATTGGCCGGGAGTCCCCACCTCCCTCA TACACCTCCAGCATGAGAGCCAAATACCTCGCCACCAACCAACCTCGTCCAGATGCTGGCAGTgtgcattaa
- the TTYH3 gene encoding protein tweety homolog 3 isoform X4, protein MAGVSYSPPWWVSLLHRLPHLSLRWELTAADFRPHDAEYQQALLLLGGIALSCLALDLLFLLFYSFWLCCRHRKSEEHLNADCCCTAWCVIIATLVCSAGIAVGFYGNGETSDGIHRLTYSLRHANRTVAGVQDRVLDTAVALNQTVEPNLLILEEMFAKQTDYLHVIQKLQGLLDDLVRQTTEIPFWKNEEVSLEELAIQIDLYDWYRWLGYLGLLLFHVLICLLVLFGLIRNSRAILMGVCLLGVFALIVSWGSLGLELAVAVGSSDFCINPDAYVSKVVEENAVLSADTLRYYITCSAGYPNPFQQKLSGSHKALVEMQDDVTELMRSASREHPTSKEYLTRIQEVLNSTEINLQQLTALVDCRSLHLDYVQALTGFCYDGVEGLIYLVLFSFVTALMFSSIVCSVPHTWQQKSTPPA, encoded by the exons GCCCTGTTGCTGTTGGGTGGCATCGCTCTTTCCTGCCTTGCTCTGGACCTGCTCTTTCTCTTGTTCTACTCATTTTGGCTGTGTTGCCGCCATCGGAAGAGTGAAGAACATCTAAATGCTGACTGCTGCTGTACGGCATGGTGTGTCATCATTGCAACCCTGGTCTGCAG tgctggaaTTGCTGTTGGCTTCTATGGGAATGGAGAGACCAGTGATGGCATTCACCGGCTGACGTACTCGCTACGCCATGCAAACCGCACTGTGGCAGGTGTCCAAGACCGG GTACTAGATACCGCAGTGGCTCTGAACCAAACAGTGGAACCAAACTTGCTCATCCTGGAGGAGATGTTTGCGAAGCAGACAGACTACCTGCATGTTATCCAGAAACTGCAAGGTCTCTTGGATGATCTGGTCAGGCAAACAACCGAGATCCCCTTTTGGAAGAATGAAGAGGTATCTCTGGAGGAGCTGGCAATTCAGATTGACCTCTATGACTGGTACAG gtgGCTGGGATACCTGGGCCTGCTCCTGTTCCATGTCCTGATTTGTTTGCTGGTGCTCTTTGGGCTCATTAGAAACTCCAGGGCCATTCTTATGGG GGTGTGCTTGCTTGGGGTGTTTGCCCTGATTGTCAGCTGGGGATCCTTGGGTCTGGAGTTGGCTGTCGCTGTG GGCTCCAGCGACTTCTGTATTAACCCCGATGCTTATGTCTCCAAAGTGGTTGAAGAGAATGCTGTGCTTAGTGCTG ATACTCTCCGCTATTACATTACCTGTAGTGCTGGATACCCCAACCCTTTCCAGCAG AAGCTGTCAGGAAGTCACAAGGCTCTGGTGGAAATGCAGGATGATGTTACGGAACTCATGAGGTCAGCAAGCAGAGAGCACCCCACCTCCAAG GAATACCTTACTCGGATCCAGGAGGTTTTAAATTCAACAGAGATCAACTTGCAGCAACTGACAGCTTTAGTAGACTGTCGGAGTCTGCATTTG gatTACGTCCAGGCTTTGACGGGCTTTTGCTATGACGGAGTGGAAGGCCTCATCTACCTGGTTCTCTTCTCCTTTGTCACAGCCCTCATGTTCAGTTCCATTGTGTGCAGCGTCCCACACACTTGGCAGCAAAAGAG TACACCTCCAGCATGA
- the TTYH3 gene encoding protein tweety homolog 3 isoform X3, with protein MAGVSYSPPWWVSLLHRLPHLSLRWELTAADFRPHDAEYQQALLLLGGIALSCLALDLLFLLFYSFWLCCRHRKSEEHLNADCCCTAWCVIIATLVCSAGIAVGFYGNGETSDGIHRLTYSLRHANRTVAGVQDRVLDTAVALNQTVEPNLLILEEMFAKQTDYLHVIQKLQGLLDDLVRQTTEIPFWKNEEVSLEELAIQIDLYDWYRWLGYLGLLLFHVLICLLVLFGLIRNSRAILMGVCLLGVFALIVSWGSLGLELAVAVGSSDFCINPDAYVSKVVEENAVLSADTLRYYITCSAGYPNPFQQKLSGSHKALVEMQDDVTELMRSASREHPTSKEYLTRIQEVLNSTEINLQQLTALVDCRSLHLDYVQALTGFCYDGVEGLIYLVLFSFVTALMFSSIVCSVPHTWQQKRLKVQSKMEHPEQ; from the exons GCCCTGTTGCTGTTGGGTGGCATCGCTCTTTCCTGCCTTGCTCTGGACCTGCTCTTTCTCTTGTTCTACTCATTTTGGCTGTGTTGCCGCCATCGGAAGAGTGAAGAACATCTAAATGCTGACTGCTGCTGTACGGCATGGTGTGTCATCATTGCAACCCTGGTCTGCAG tgctggaaTTGCTGTTGGCTTCTATGGGAATGGAGAGACCAGTGATGGCATTCACCGGCTGACGTACTCGCTACGCCATGCAAACCGCACTGTGGCAGGTGTCCAAGACCGG GTACTAGATACCGCAGTGGCTCTGAACCAAACAGTGGAACCAAACTTGCTCATCCTGGAGGAGATGTTTGCGAAGCAGACAGACTACCTGCATGTTATCCAGAAACTGCAAGGTCTCTTGGATGATCTGGTCAGGCAAACAACCGAGATCCCCTTTTGGAAGAATGAAGAGGTATCTCTGGAGGAGCTGGCAATTCAGATTGACCTCTATGACTGGTACAG gtgGCTGGGATACCTGGGCCTGCTCCTGTTCCATGTCCTGATTTGTTTGCTGGTGCTCTTTGGGCTCATTAGAAACTCCAGGGCCATTCTTATGGG GGTGTGCTTGCTTGGGGTGTTTGCCCTGATTGTCAGCTGGGGATCCTTGGGTCTGGAGTTGGCTGTCGCTGTG GGCTCCAGCGACTTCTGTATTAACCCCGATGCTTATGTCTCCAAAGTGGTTGAAGAGAATGCTGTGCTTAGTGCTG ATACTCTCCGCTATTACATTACCTGTAGTGCTGGATACCCCAACCCTTTCCAGCAG AAGCTGTCAGGAAGTCACAAGGCTCTGGTGGAAATGCAGGATGATGTTACGGAACTCATGAGGTCAGCAAGCAGAGAGCACCCCACCTCCAAG GAATACCTTACTCGGATCCAGGAGGTTTTAAATTCAACAGAGATCAACTTGCAGCAACTGACAGCTTTAGTAGACTGTCGGAGTCTGCATTTG gatTACGTCCAGGCTTTGACGGGCTTTTGCTATGACGGAGTGGAAGGCCTCATCTACCTGGTTCTCTTCTCCTTTGTCACAGCCCTCATGTTCAGTTCCATTGTGTGCAGCGTCCCACACACTTGGCAGCAAAAGAG GCTCAAGGTTCAAAGTAAAATGGAACATCCTGAACAATAG
- the TTYH3 gene encoding protein tweety homolog 3 isoform X1, whose amino-acid sequence MAGVSYSPPWWVSLLHRLPHLSLRWELTAADFRPHDAEYQQALLLLGGIALSCLALDLLFLLFYSFWLCCRHRKSEEHLNADCCCTAWCVIIATLVCSAGIAVGFYGNGETSDGIHRLTYSLRHANRTVAGVQDRVLDTAVALNQTVEPNLLILEEMFAKQTDYLHVIQKLQGLLDDLVRQTTEIPFWKNEEVSLEELAIQIDLYDWYRWLGYLGLLLFHVLICLLVLFGLIRNSRAILMGVCLLGVFALIVSWGSLGLELAVAVGSSDFCINPDAYVSKVVEENAVLSADTLRYYITCSAGYPNPFQQKLSGSHKALVEMQDDVTELMRSASREHPTSKEYLTRIQEVLNSTEINLQQLTALVDCRSLHLDYVQALTGFCYDGVEGLIYLVLFSFVTALMFSSIVCSVPHTWQQKRSSDDDGEEESAAQGSRQTHDNLYRVHMPSLYSCGSSYGSETSIPAAAHTVSNAPVTEYMSQNANFQNPRCENTPLIGRESPPPSLYLAAMDSSSHMSWQLKPSDSARTYW is encoded by the exons GCCCTGTTGCTGTTGGGTGGCATCGCTCTTTCCTGCCTTGCTCTGGACCTGCTCTTTCTCTTGTTCTACTCATTTTGGCTGTGTTGCCGCCATCGGAAGAGTGAAGAACATCTAAATGCTGACTGCTGCTGTACGGCATGGTGTGTCATCATTGCAACCCTGGTCTGCAG tgctggaaTTGCTGTTGGCTTCTATGGGAATGGAGAGACCAGTGATGGCATTCACCGGCTGACGTACTCGCTACGCCATGCAAACCGCACTGTGGCAGGTGTCCAAGACCGG GTACTAGATACCGCAGTGGCTCTGAACCAAACAGTGGAACCAAACTTGCTCATCCTGGAGGAGATGTTTGCGAAGCAGACAGACTACCTGCATGTTATCCAGAAACTGCAAGGTCTCTTGGATGATCTGGTCAGGCAAACAACCGAGATCCCCTTTTGGAAGAATGAAGAGGTATCTCTGGAGGAGCTGGCAATTCAGATTGACCTCTATGACTGGTACAG gtgGCTGGGATACCTGGGCCTGCTCCTGTTCCATGTCCTGATTTGTTTGCTGGTGCTCTTTGGGCTCATTAGAAACTCCAGGGCCATTCTTATGGG GGTGTGCTTGCTTGGGGTGTTTGCCCTGATTGTCAGCTGGGGATCCTTGGGTCTGGAGTTGGCTGTCGCTGTG GGCTCCAGCGACTTCTGTATTAACCCCGATGCTTATGTCTCCAAAGTGGTTGAAGAGAATGCTGTGCTTAGTGCTG ATACTCTCCGCTATTACATTACCTGTAGTGCTGGATACCCCAACCCTTTCCAGCAG AAGCTGTCAGGAAGTCACAAGGCTCTGGTGGAAATGCAGGATGATGTTACGGAACTCATGAGGTCAGCAAGCAGAGAGCACCCCACCTCCAAG GAATACCTTACTCGGATCCAGGAGGTTTTAAATTCAACAGAGATCAACTTGCAGCAACTGACAGCTTTAGTAGACTGTCGGAGTCTGCATTTG gatTACGTCCAGGCTTTGACGGGCTTTTGCTATGACGGAGTGGAAGGCCTCATCTACCTGGTTCTCTTCTCCTTTGTCACAGCCCTCATGTTCAGTTCCATTGTGTGCAGCGTCCCACACACTTGGCAGCAAAAGAG AAGCTCAGATGATGATGGGGAAGAAGAATCAGCTGCTCAAGGGAGTAGACAAACACACGATAATCTTTACAGAGTGCACATGCCAAGCCTCTATAGCTGTGGGAGTAGTTATGGCAGTGAGACCAGcattccagcagcagcacataCAGTCAGCAATGCTCCCGTCACAGAGTACAT GAGCCAGAATGCAAATTTCCAGAACCCCCGTTGCGAGAATACCCCGCTCATTGGCCGGGAGTCCCCACCTCCCTCA TTGTATTTGGCTGCCATGGACAGTAGCAGCCATATGAGCTGGCAGCTTAAGCCCTCGGACAGTGCACGGACATACTGGTAA